A part of Vulpes vulpes isolate BD-2025 chromosome 15, VulVul3, whole genome shotgun sequence genomic DNA contains:
- the CFAP298 gene encoding cilia- and flagella-associated protein 298 isoform X1, producing the protein MVLLHVKRGDESQFLLQTPGSTKLEEITVRVARVYNARLKVQRICSEMEELAEHGIFLPPNMQGLTDDQIEELKLRDEWGEKCVPSGGSVFKKDDIGRRNGQAPNEKMKQILKKTIEEAKAIISKKQVEAGVCVTIEMVEAALDQLRGAVMIVYPMGLPPYDPIRKEFENKEDLSGTQAGLNVIRESEAQLWWVAKELRRTKTLSDYVGKNEKTKIIVKIQQRGQGAPAREPVISSEEQKQLMLYYQRRQEELKKLEENDDDSCLNSPWADNTALKRHFHGVQDIKWRPR; encoded by the exons ATGGTTCTGCTGCACGTGAAACGGGGCGACGAGAGCCAGTTCCTGCTGCAGACGCCGGGGAGCACGAAGCTGGAGGAGATCACGGTGCGGGTGGCCCGGGTCTACAACGCGCGGCTCAAGGTGCAGCGCATCTGCTCAG aaatggaagaattAGCAGAACATGGCATATTTCTCCCTCCTAATATGCAAGGACTGACCGATGACCAGATTgaagaactgaaattaagagaCGAATGGGGTGAAAAGTGTGTACCCAGTGGGGGCTCAGTATTTAAAAAGGACGACATTGGCCGAAGAAATGGGCAAG ctccaaatgaaaaaatgaagcaaattttaAAGAAGACTATAGAAGAGGCCAAAGCAATAATATCGAAG AAACAAGTGGAAGCCGGAGTCTGCGTTACCATAGAGATGGTGGAAGCTGCTCTGGACCAGCTGCGAGGTGCAGTGATGATTGTTTACCCCATGGGGCTGCCTCCCTATGATCCCATCCGgaaggaatttgaaaataaagaagactTGTCTGGAACTCAG GCAGGACTGAATGTCATTCGTGAATCAGAGGCCCAACTGTGGTGGGTGGCCAAGGAGCTAAGGAGAACAAAGACGCTTTCTGACTATGtgggcaaaaatgaaaaaaccaaAATTATCGTCAAGATTCAGCAA AGAGGACAAGGAGCTCCAGCCCGAGAACCAGTGATCAGCAGTGAGGAGCAGAAACAGCTGATGCTGTACTATCAGAGAAGACAAGAGGAGCTCAAG aaattggaagaaaatgacGATGACTCCTGTTTAAATTCTCCGTGGGCAGATAACACTGCTTTGAAAAGACATTTCCACGGAGTACAAGACATCAAGTGGAGGCCAAGATGA
- the CFAP298 gene encoding cilia- and flagella-associated protein 298 isoform X2 codes for MVLLHVKRGDESQFLLQTPGSTKLEEITVRVARVYNARLKVQRICSEMEELAEHGIFLPPNMQGLTDDQIEELKLRDEWGEKCVPSGGSVFKKDDIGRRNGQAPNEKMKQILKKTIEEAKAIISKKQVEAGVCVTIEMVEAALDQLRGAVMIVYPMGLPPYDPIRKEFENKEDLSGTQAGLNVIRESEAQLWWVAKELRRTKTLSDYVGKNEKTKIIVKIQQVPSSSPRRGGQDSALELYTEAL; via the exons ATGGTTCTGCTGCACGTGAAACGGGGCGACGAGAGCCAGTTCCTGCTGCAGACGCCGGGGAGCACGAAGCTGGAGGAGATCACGGTGCGGGTGGCCCGGGTCTACAACGCGCGGCTCAAGGTGCAGCGCATCTGCTCAG aaatggaagaattAGCAGAACATGGCATATTTCTCCCTCCTAATATGCAAGGACTGACCGATGACCAGATTgaagaactgaaattaagagaCGAATGGGGTGAAAAGTGTGTACCCAGTGGGGGCTCAGTATTTAAAAAGGACGACATTGGCCGAAGAAATGGGCAAG ctccaaatgaaaaaatgaagcaaattttaAAGAAGACTATAGAAGAGGCCAAAGCAATAATATCGAAG AAACAAGTGGAAGCCGGAGTCTGCGTTACCATAGAGATGGTGGAAGCTGCTCTGGACCAGCTGCGAGGTGCAGTGATGATTGTTTACCCCATGGGGCTGCCTCCCTATGATCCCATCCGgaaggaatttgaaaataaagaagactTGTCTGGAACTCAG GCAGGACTGAATGTCATTCGTGAATCAGAGGCCCAACTGTGGTGGGTGGCCAAGGAGCTAAGGAGAACAAAGACGCTTTCTGACTATGtgggcaaaaatgaaaaaaccaaAATTATCGTCAAGATTCAGCAA GTCCCGAGCAGCTCCCCTCGTCGCGGTGGCCAAGACTCAGCCTTGGAACTTTATACTGAAGCCTTGTGA